In one window of Notolabrus celidotus isolate fNotCel1 chromosome 17, fNotCel1.pri, whole genome shotgun sequence DNA:
- the LOC117829154 gene encoding ADP-ribosyl cyclase/cyclic ADP-ribose hydrolase 1-like, giving the protein MHKHASCTNSNESRGHSFMSALNTSASFVMTIAWFVVALFCPGPLRAQLGTTPNIKHIVVGRCYNYITLVNPSLRHDCEDIWRHFEKAVFRQSFCNVTVEDYHKMFFAMPQTWPCDRSLFWSKTRTLMHSYAAVAPEFWTLEDTLVGYMFNDLIWCGQEEDSGFDFSSCPEWSACSDHPVYSLWRQASQNFAEMACGNITVLLNGSIANAFNKKSMFGSVELDSLSPQRVDHVNIKVVANLEGPFIESCTEGSIVDLIQILQSRGFRWTCTDNDQILMILQCIKNPEQSSCQTCVNSLIHRKSPTFN; this is encoded by the exons ATGCACAAACACGCATCTTGTACAAATTCCAATGAATCAAGGGGTCACAGTTTCATGAGTGCCCTGAATACATCTGCATCCTTTGTGATGACGATAGCGT GGTTTGTTGTGGCATTGTTCTGCCCTGGTCCTCTGAGAGCCCAGCTTGGCACTACCCCCAACATCAAACACATTGTAGTTGGACGGTGTTACAATTACATCACACTGGTCAACCCCAGCTTGAG GCATGATTGCGAGGACATCTGGAGACATTTTGAGAAGGCGGTTTTCCGTCAGTCTTTTTGTAATGTGACTGTGGAGGATTATCACAAGATGTTTTTCGCCATGCCACAAACCTGGCCTTGTGATAGG TCTCTGTTCTGGAGTAAAACCAGGACGCTGATGCACAGCTATGCAGCTGTTGCTCCTGAGTTTTGGACTCTGGAGGACACATTGGTCGGCTACATGTTCAATGACCTCATCTGGTGTGGACAAGAGGAGGACTCAG GTTTTGATTTCAGCTCTTGTCCGGAGTGGTCGGCATGTAGTGATCATCCGGTGTATTCCTTGTGGAGGCAAGCATCACAAAAT TTTGCAGAAATGGCGTGTGGAAACATCACTGTGTTACTCAACGGATCAATTGCTAACGCCTtcaacaagaaaag TATGTTTGGAAGTGTTGAACTGGACAGTCTGAGCCCTCAAAGGGTGGATCATGTCAACATAAAGGTGGTGGCCAATCTGGAGGGACCCTTTAT AGAATCATGCACTGAAGGATCCATTGTAGACCTGATCCAGATCCTTCAGTCCAGAGGTTTCCGCTGGACTTGCACAGACAACGACCA GATCCTGATGATCCTCCAGTGCATCAAGAACCCTGAACAGTCGTCCTGCCAAACATGTGTGAACAGCCTCATACACAGAAAGAGCCCCACATTTAACTGA